DNA sequence from the Janibacter sp. CX7 genome:
ACCAGGCGAGGATGGGTGAGTACGACCAGCGGGCGCTGTGGGCCATGGACCGGATCCACATGTCGCGGCCGGGTCACAAGCGCATGGCGGCGGCCGTCGCGGAGCGGATCGGGGTGCGGCACACGCTCAAGCTGAGCAACTTCGTGCCCAACGAGCCCTCGGGCTGGCGCGCGGCGATCGAGGCGGAGGCGAGGTTCGTCCGTGGCGAGGTCGTTCCGCTCGTGCGCCGCCGCCTGCGCGGGGAGTACGAAGGGGACACCACGCGCCCCAAGTGGCCGGACCCGATCCACCCGGCCGATGGCCTGAAGCGGCTGGCCGCCGAGCAGGCCGCCGTCGAGCGGCGCCTGAAGGCGTGGGGCGAGGCGCTCGAGCAGGTCTGAAACCCGCGCCCAAACTCTGCACGACCCTAGGGTTTTGCAGAGTTAGGGGGCCGGAACTGCGCAAGACCCTAGGGTTTTGCGCAGTTGGGGCCGGACGTCGAGGGCGCGGGGTCAGGCGCGGCCGCGCGGCTGCCAGACGACGAGCGCCTGCCCGCCGGTCTGCTGCCGCGGGCGCTGCCCGTGACGCAGGGCGACGATGTCCCCCTGCGAGCCGACCGCGAAGAAGCGCCGGCCCTGCCCGAGCTGCTCGCGCGCGGCGTCGAGCTCGTCGTCGAGCTCGGCGACCCGGGCGCGCAGCGCCTCGACCTGGTGCTCGAGGTCGAAGATCCGCTGGATCGCGGCGAGCGAGACGCCCTCCTCCTGGGAGAGGCGCTGCACCTCGCGCAGCCGGGAGACGTCGGCGGCGCTGTAGCGCCGACCGCCGCCCCGGGTGCGCGAGGGGGTGACGAGCCCGATCCGGTCGTACTGGCGCAGCGTCTGCGCGTGCATGCCGGCGAGCTCGGCGGCGACGGAGATGACGAAGACGGGCGTGCGGTCGTCACCGCTCATGCCGGAGATCCGTGCCACCACGCCCACCTCCTGTCGTCATCGTCGTTCGTCACCAGTGCGTCGCGGTCAGGCGCTCGCGGCGGCGACCAGCGCGGCGCGTGGGTCGTCGGTGCGGGCATCGCGCAGGACCTCGACGGCCTCGCGCTCGGCCTCGCTGAGCTCGGTCGGCACGATGATCTGGACCTTGGCGAGCAGATCGCCGGTGGCCCCCTTCGTCGCGATGCCACGACCCTTGAGCCGCAGGACGCGGCCGCTCGGGGTCCCCGGCGCGATCCTGACCTTGACCTGCGACCCGTCGAGGGTCGGCACAGCGACCGTGGCACCGAGGGCGGCCTCGGCGAAGGTCACCGGCAGGTCGAGGGTCAGGTTGTCGCCGTCGCGTCCGTAGACCGGGTGCTTGCCCACCGACACGGTGAGGATGAGGTCACCGCGGGGCGAGCCCTGGTCGCCGTGACCGCCCTTGCCGCGTAGGCGGATCTTCTGGCCGTCCTTGACCCCCGCGGGGATCTTGGCGTTGACCTTCTCGCCGTTGACGGTCAGGGCGATGGTGCGCCCCTCGGCCGCGTCGCGGAAG
Encoded proteins:
- a CDS encoding heat shock protein transcriptional repressor HspR translates to MSGDDRTPVFVISVAAELAGMHAQTLRQYDRIGLVTPSRTRGGGRRYSAADVSRLREVQRLSQEEGVSLAAIQRIFDLEHQVEALRARVAELDDELDAAREQLGQGRRFFAVGSQGDIVALRHGQRPRQQTGGQALVVWQPRGRA